GCAGCATTAACCATGATGCTTTGACCAAACTCTCTCCGGATGGATCCCGGAGGAGCTTTAGCCGGATCAGTGGGGCCAAGAACTTCTCTTACTTTTTTTACCGCATCGATCCCTTCATATATTAAAACGATACATTTTTCTTTTCCTGGCATTTTTTTCTGGATCGGTGAACAGTCCTTGGGATTGATACCGGTCATGAATTTAACGATCGAGTTAAATTGTTCTTCGGCATAAAGCGGGCCAATAAGATTACCGAGTTCTTCTTCTCTAGAAGAATCTATCTTGATGCCTAAAGCGGATTCAAGAAGTTCCTTGGCTTTTATGGCAGCTGGCTTTTTAAGTTTCTCCTGAAGAGCCACCCTCACGGGAGCATAAAACTCCTCTGCTTCTGCAACACTCATATGATGAACCTTGATAGCCGATATCGACAGTTCGGTTCTCGAAAACATGTCAATAACATATCCCGGTCTTCCGCTGGGAAAGCGAAAGTTATCGGGTTTTAGAATTACAACCGCTCTTTGATGGCCAGGCTTATTGTAAGTAGGAAGGATATGGGAAAGGATTCCTGAATCTTGATTGTAATATCTTTTCCAAAGAAGGAGCTTTGCTTTGGCTTCTTCAACAGAAGGAGGAGCAAGGACAGCCGGTTCAAAATATTTTACCGAACCGTCTCGATTGAAAATAAGATCTCCAAAGGTATCTCTGATTGTTTCTCCTCCTTTGCTTCGGTTGCGAAGGTTGCCTACAACTTCTCGAGTTTTTGCAACGGCATTTTCTCCCTTGAATAGCAATACCATCACCCGTTGACGTTCCCCCGTTTGAGGATTAGGCATGTAATTCTCAAGGACGTAGTCTCGAATGAGTTCTTGAATTTGTCTGTCTTGGGGGTCACTTTCGGTAACGATCATTTTAGAGTATTCGAGAACAAGCTCTGGACTTGGCGAATACATAGCTGCCCCAGCTAGTTCAAGGGAACTTTGAGAGAGCAATCGTGAAAGAATAACCCCTGTTCGTGATTTGTATAAGGTATAGGGATTTATAATAACATAACTGAGTTCTTGTGCCATAGACTTTCTGAATCGTTGAGGTTCTTCAAAATTTTATGATTATTTTATTATTTTGTCCTGTCAAAATCTGTTTATCATGGTCTCTGTTTTGAAATCAAACAATGAAAAATTAGGATTTACATCGAAACTTTTAGTTATCGGCAAACCTAAAGCATAGAATAGCGCCCCTACAAAAGCAATCATCGCGGCGTTATCTGTACAAAACTTTTTTTCGGCAAACAGTACTTCTATTCCTTTTTCAAAAGCTTTCTTTTCGAGAAGTTCCCGAATCCTTTTATTGGCAAGTACTCCTCCTGATGCTGAGATGAGGGGTAAGGAAAAGCTCTGGGCTGCAGCGATCGTTTTTTCTTGAATGATTTTTGCGACAGTCTCCTGGAAAGAAGCGCAAACATCGAACAGGAATTGTTGGTTCTGGTATAACATTGCTTTGTTTTTTTCTAAAAAAATTTTTACCGCTGTCTTAAGACCGCTAAAGCTAAAATTAAAGTTATTTTTTTCCATTAGACTCAATGGGAAAGTATGGGCATGAGGATTGCCTAATTGAGCATATTTTTCGATTTCTGGGCCTCCGGGATAGCTTAATCCAAGAAGTCGGGCAACCTTGTCGAAGGCTTCGCCGGCTGCATCATCTATGGTTGAACCGATTTTGTGATAGTCTCTGGGACCATCAACCCGAGCTAAGAGAGTGTGACCTCCACTTACAATGAGTCCAAGGAAAGGAAACCTTAGCTTTTGTTCCCTTTCAATAAAAGGTGAAAAGAGATGTCCTTCCAAGTGATTTATACCAAAAACGGGTATTCCCAATCCAAGGGCAAGTCCTCTTGCAAATGAGTTGCCTACAAGTAGTGAAGCCATGAGTCCTGGTCCTTCTGTTACAGCTATAGCTTGTAGTTTCTCTAAATTTAAACTCCCGCTACTGATCATGTCTTTGAGAAGAATGGGAAGATTTTTAGAATGTTCTCTGACTGCAAATTCGGGGACTATGCCTCCAAAAGGTTTGTGTAGAGGGGCTTGGGTAATGCATCGGCTGTCCATAATTACGTTCTTTCCCCCAATATTCTCCACGACAGCAATAGCGGATTCATCACATGAAGACTCGATTCCGATCCAGAGCATAGAAAAATTAGTTGTTAATATTAAAGGATGTAGAGATTTATTTTTTTAGCCTTTCTTTAAACCATCGGATGGTTATTTTTAATCCTTCTTCAAGATCAACACAGGGTTTCCAGCCTAAAATCCTCATCGCTCGGCTAATATCCGGCTTTCTTTGCTTTGGATCATCAACAGGAAGAGGTTCAAAAATAATGTTTTCAGCTACTCCGGTCAATTTGCATATCATTTTTGCAAATTCAAGAATGGTCATTTCTTTGGGATTCCCTAAATTAATCGGTTCATGGTAGTCTGAGTGCGCAAGGGCATATACTCCATCAATTAAATCTGAAACATAACAGAAACTACGCGTTTGTGAGCCATTTCCGAAAACGGTTAGGGGCTTGCCTTCGAGGGCTTGAGAGATGAAAGCGGGAACCACGCGCCCGTCTCTTAATCTCATGCGTGGTCCAAAAGTATTAAAAATTCTAACAATATAAGTCGGAATTTTATGGACCCGATGATAAGCCATAGTCAAGGCTTCAGCAAATCTTTTAGCTTCATCATAGACCCCTCTAGGTCCAATAGGATTGACGTTCCCCCAATAGTCTTCAGATTGGGGATGAACAAGAGGATCACCATAACATTCAGAGGTAGAGGCTAGACAGAATGCACTGTTTTTACCCTTTGCCATTCCTAAAGTTCGGTATGTTCCTAAGGAGCCTACTTTTAATGTTTGAATGGGTAACTCCATGTAATCGATAGGACTTGCAGGTGAAGCAAAATGGAAAACAATGTCTACTTTTCCTGGAATATTCAAATATTCAGTGACATCCTGGATAATCAAATCAAATTTGGAGTCATGCTTAAGATGTTCAAGGTTGGCAAGGTTACCTGTAATAAGGTTGTCTATGCCAATAACTCGATAATCCGAAGCAAGCAGTTTATCAACCAAATGGCTGCCTAAAAAACCTGCGGCACCTGTAACGACGGCAACTTTCATAAAATTCAATTTTTTAAGGATAACCTTTTTTCTTTATTTTCCAAAAGAAGATTTTTTGATGTAATAAAAGTTTTGAAAATTAGGAAAAGAGAGCTGGGTTTGCTATTTCTAGAAGTTTATGAAGATTTTCTCGACTTCCCAGTGCGATGAGTGTCATTCCTGCGCTAAGAATCGTTTGGCCTCCAACGTTATGAATCCAAGTTCCATTTGGAAATTTACAGGCTAGAATAGTTACATTGAGATTGTTGCGAATTTGAGATTGGGCAAGGGTCTGTCCAACAAGGGAAGAAGAAGGAGAAATGAAGATCTGTTCAACAACAAGTTCTTTTCCCTCCACGTTGGCAACTTCACAGAAAAAATCAGCCACTTCGGGCCGAATCAACATAGAAACAATTCTCCACGCCGATACTTTCTGGGGCAGAAGAACATGGTTCGCTCCCGCTTTGATGAGTTTATCCTCGAAATTCCTGGAAGAAGCTCGGGAGACGATTTGAATAGAAGGATTAAGAAATCTTGCAGTCAACACGATCAAAATATTTTCTTTGTCTATGGAGGTAACTGCAGCTAAACCTTGTGCTTCTTTTATTTTTGCCTCGACTAATATTTCTTCATCCGATCCACTCCCCAAAATAGCGAGTTCCCCTAAGGCATTGAGATGGGATATTTTTTCCGGATCAGTATCAATGATCACGTAGTTTTTCCCTTCGGCTTTTAACTCTTCAACAACATATCGACCCGTCCGACCATAACCACAAACTATAAAATGGTTTTTTAACTTGCGAATCATTTGCATTCTCCGCTTTCTTTCAAAATCCTCTTTCCATTCCCCGGAGGAAAAATAGGCTAGAGCCGTAGAAGCAGAATATCCCGCTAAGCTAACCCCACTGGCAATAAGAAAAATGGTAAATATTTTTCCTGCTGTGGAAAGGGGCACGACTTCATTGTATCCTACCGTACTTAGGGTAATTACTGTCATGAAAATGGAGTCGAGAAAAGAGATGTTTTCAATAAAGTGGTAGCCTAAAGTACCAATGAGGAGAAGAAAGCAGAGGATAAGGAAAGCGATTTTAAATTTTTTCGAAGAATTTTTAGTATAATGGACAGCGGACAACGATTGGACCTCTTAGCTTAGAATTACATTACTGGGGCATCCCCCCAAAGCTTTTCCAATTCATAAAAGGCTCTTTCTTCTTCCATAAATACGTGGACAAGAACTGGCCCATAATCGATGATCACCCAATGGCTTTGAGGTGAACCTTCGATATGGAGGGGATTGAGATGAAATTCTTCCCGTATCTTTTCTTCTAGTCCAAAGGTTAGGGCTTTCAAGTGGGGTTCGGAAGTGGCCGTACAGACAACAAAGAAATCGACAAAAGAGGATATTTTTCTTAAGTCAAGGATAATTGGGGCAATCCCTTTTTTTTCAAGAATGATCTTCTTACAGCTTTGTGCAAGAGACAAAGTTTCCTCTTCATTTGGAGCAATGGGGGAAGACTCAGTAGGGTATGAAGCTGTTTTAAGTTTTTGAGTAAGGATGTCGATAACCCCCTTTTTATTCCTGACCGCTTTTCTTTGGCTCATGAAATGAACTTATTGGTTATGTTGGTTTTCTTACAACCAAAAAAGGCGTCTTCAATAAAAGAGCAGAGCTAAAAAGAACAAAGTCTAGTTTTGATCTAATAAGACTATTTCTCATGAGCAATTTTATTAGGTATATAAATCGAATGTTTTTTAATATAATTGAAAACCGCTTCAGGCAAAAGATGGAAAAACGGCAAATCTTTTTTAACTCTTTCACGAATTTCCGTAGAAGATATATCTACATAACGAATTTTTGGCAAGGGAATAAGATAATCTGTTTTTTCGAAAGGATAATTAGACCTAGGGACGACGATAAATTTAACGATTTGAATCAACTCCGCATAATCTTTCCAACGGGGAAGGCCAGCTATTTGATCAGAGCCAATGATCCAGAAAAGTTCCGCTTGGGGGTATAGCTTATGGAATTGCTTTGCTGTTTTTATTGAATAGGAAGGAGCTGGGCTTTGCACTTCAAATGGGCAAACCTCGAAGTTTTTAAAAGGTTCTATGGCAAGCTGGATCATTTCTAGCCTTTCGTGGCCCGTAGCTTGAGGATTTTGCTTTTTAAAAGGAGAACGGGAACAGGGCATGAAAATAATTTTGTTTAATGGAATCTGTTCAAGACAATCCATAGCACTAATGAGATGGCCGTAGTGAATTGGATCAAAGCTGCCTCCAAATATTGCCAGACGTAGAGAAGAGGATTTCTTTATCATAAAGAAAGCAATTAAATTATAATTGACAATTTAGTTGTAAATCGGATTTGTTAGTCATTGATTTATTTCTGTGCTTAAAAAAGAGAAACGGGCCGTGGCGCAGCCTGGTAGCGCGCTTGCTTGGGGTGCAAGAGGTCGCGAGTTCAAATCTCGCCGGTCCGATAATTTTGTCTTTTCTGTTTTATTTTATTTCCCATTTAACTATCTTTTACCTATTAATTCATTATATTCATTTGATTTTGTTGTTTAGAAAAAATCCCAATACTTTTTCTTCATTAAGCTATGAAAACCATGGAAAGCAACCAAGTAGAAAATTATCCGGATATTGAGAGAATTATTCAGTTTGATTTTGTTCGTGCGACAGAAGGAGCGGCATTGACGGTTTATAGGTGGTTAGGTCGAGGAGATAAAGAAAAAGCTGATGCTGCTGCTTCGGATGCTATCCGGGGTATGTTTGATCTCATGGATATTAGAGGAGAAGTGGTCATTGGGGAAGGTCTTAAGGATAAGGCTCCAGGCATATTTAAGGGCGAAAAACTTGGAAAATGGAGTCCCCAAGCTCCCCTATACGATATAGCTGTTGATCCCATAGATGGGACGACCAATGTGTCCAAAGGAACCGGAAGCTCTTTATCGGTTATTGCTGCTGCTTCCCCTGAACCCGGCGTGGAATGTGCTCTTTTAGATATTCCTTGTTTTTATGTCATGAAGCTTGCTTATGGACCACAAGTCAAAAATTATATCCGTTCCTTGGGAGTGGATTGCCTTAAGCTTACAAGTCCTGTTGATGAGCTTCTTCCTATCATAGCTCGAGGGCTTAGAAAAAGACTGACCGATCTTGTTGTCTGTGTTCTAGATAGACCGAGGCATGAAAGACTCATTAAGGAAATTAGGTCAATGGGATGTGCTCTGCGCTTAATTAGTGATGGGGATGTGACGGCAGCAATGTTACCTTCTATCCCTGGAGGAAGCATAGATGTTTATATTGGAATCGGGGGTGCTCCAGAAGCCGTGCTCGCAGCAGCGGCAATTAAATGTTTAGGGGGAGAAATCCAAATTATGATCTGGCCTAAGGATGAACAAGAAAAGCAATATTTAATTGAGCAAGGGTGGGGAGATCGATTGGATCAAATTTTTTATACAGATGACTTGGCTAAAGGGGGCAACATTATTTTTTGTGCAACGGCGATAACAGATTGCCCAGGAATTCCAGGAGTCCGATTTACGGACAAGTATGCGATTACAAATTCTCTTTTAATGAGGGCAAAGAATAGAACGATTAGAAAAATAGAAACTTACCACAACCTTAACTACAAAACGATTCGATTGCATAGCGAAAAAGGGGAAAAATGGGTGAGCGTACCCAAATCTGAAGTGTTCCTTTAAAGCTGACTTTATCTTTTATTTTTTCTGGTCTTTTCTCAACAGAGCTATTCTTGCTTTTTCTAATGCCGCTCGTTCGGATTTGGTTAAACTGCTCATCCCCTTTTTGGCGATTTTATCTAAGATCGCATCAATTGCTTCATCTCCTTCTGTTTTTTTCTTAAAAAGAGAAGCAGATTCTTGTTCTTTAGATTTTTGGGGTTTCCGTATAGGGATTTTCAATCTGGCGGGAGAAAGAAAATGGGAAATATTTTTTCCATAGATGGAATAAGCCGCAATAGCTACAGAGCACCAACACCAAAAGAGATGCATCCAGGATCTGGAGGCGATATCGATCAAAGAAAAGAGGGCAAGAAAAATGATTGCAACCCATTTAGCTCGAATTCCCAAAAAGAGTTCCGAGGAAGGGAACAAGCAGGTGAAGGCGATAAACAGCGAGAAATGAATCAAATCTGATCCATTCATAATGCCGCTCAAGGTGGGATTTATAGCGGCTAAGCCTAGAGATAAAACAGCGGGTAAAAATATCAGAGAAAAGTAAAGCAATAAATATTTTAATCTACCCACAGCATGTTCGACATCGTGGCCAAACCAATAAAGGACAAGCATATCTAAGGCGAA
The DNA window shown above is from Methylacidiphilum caldifontis and carries:
- the glpX gene encoding class II fructose-bisphosphatase, encoding MESNQVENYPDIERIIQFDFVRATEGAALTVYRWLGRGDKEKADAAASDAIRGMFDLMDIRGEVVIGEGLKDKAPGIFKGEKLGKWSPQAPLYDIAVDPIDGTTNVSKGTGSSLSVIAAASPEPGVECALLDIPCFYVMKLAYGPQVKNYIRSLGVDCLKLTSPVDELLPIIARGLRKRLTDLVVCVLDRPRHERLIKEIRSMGCALRLISDGDVTAAMLPSIPGGSIDVYIGIGGAPEAVLAAAAIKCLGGEIQIMIWPKDEQEKQYLIEQGWGDRLDQIFYTDDLAKGGNIIFCATAITDCPGIPGVRFTDKYAITNSLLMRAKNRTIRKIETYHNLNYKTIRLHSEKGEKWVSVPKSEVFL
- a CDS encoding rhomboid family intramembrane serine protease — translated: MNMPYWFNEQSGEPLFWVKNRPVYLTGLIIIIHCFTFIIGVFAAAFDFSSWFVELSFNTRSVLLHTKIWQLFTYPWIHTPSLAFALDMLVLYWFGHDVEHAVGRLKYLLLYFSLIFLPAVLSLGLAAINPTLSGIMNGSDLIHFSLFIAFTCLFPSSELFLGIRAKWVAIIFLALFSLIDIASRSWMHLFWCWCSVAIAAYSIYGKNISHFLSPARLKIPIRKPQKSKEQESASLFKKKTEGDEAIDAILDKIAKKGMSSLTKSERAALEKARIALLRKDQKK
- a CDS encoding potassium channel family protein; the encoded protein is MSAVHYTKNSSKKFKIAFLILCFLLLIGTLGYHFIENISFLDSIFMTVITLSTVGYNEVVPLSTAGKIFTIFLIASGVSLAGYSASTALAYFSSGEWKEDFERKRRMQMIRKLKNHFIVCGYGRTGRYVVEELKAEGKNYVIIDTDPEKISHLNALGELAILGSGSDEEILVEAKIKEAQGLAAVTSIDKENILIVLTARFLNPSIQIVSRASSRNFEDKLIKAGANHVLLPQKVSAWRIVSMLIRPEVADFFCEVANVEGKELVVEQIFISPSSSLVGQTLAQSQIRNNLNVTILACKFPNGTWIHNVGGQTILSAGMTLIALGSRENLHKLLEIANPALFS
- a CDS encoding UDP-glucuronic acid decarboxylase family protein gives rise to the protein MKVAVVTGAAGFLGSHLVDKLLASDYRVIGIDNLITGNLANLEHLKHDSKFDLIIQDVTEYLNIPGKVDIVFHFASPASPIDYMELPIQTLKVGSLGTYRTLGMAKGKNSAFCLASTSECYGDPLVHPQSEDYWGNVNPIGPRGVYDEAKRFAEALTMAYHRVHKIPTYIVRIFNTFGPRMRLRDGRVVPAFISQALEGKPLTVFGNGSQTRSFCYVSDLIDGVYALAHSDYHEPINLGNPKEMTILEFAKMICKLTGVAENIIFEPLPVDDPKQRKPDISRAMRILGWKPCVDLEEGLKITIRWFKERLKK
- a CDS encoding nucleoside-diphosphate kinase, giving the protein MAQELSYVIINPYTLYKSRTGVILSRLLSQSSLELAGAAMYSPSPELVLEYSKMIVTESDPQDRQIQELIRDYVLENYMPNPQTGERQRVMVLLFKGENAVAKTREVVGNLRNRSKGGETIRDTFGDLIFNRDGSVKYFEPAVLAPPSVEEAKAKLLLWKRYYNQDSGILSHILPTYNKPGHQRAVVILKPDNFRFPSGRPGYVIDMFSRTELSISAIKVHHMSVAEAEEFYAPVRVALQEKLKKPAAIKAKELLESALGIKIDSSREEELGNLIGPLYAEEQFNSIVKFMTGINPKDCSPIQKKMPGKEKCIVLIYEGIDAVKKVREVLGPTDPAKAPPGSIRREFGQSIMVNAAHASDSPENAEREIKILNMQQNNFISLIQEAYEA
- the tsaD gene encoding tRNA (adenosine(37)-N6)-threonylcarbamoyltransferase complex transferase subunit TsaD, which codes for MLWIGIESSCDESAIAVVENIGGKNVIMDSRCITQAPLHKPFGGIVPEFAVREHSKNLPILLKDMISSGSLNLEKLQAIAVTEGPGLMASLLVGNSFARGLALGLGIPVFGINHLEGHLFSPFIEREQKLRFPFLGLIVSGGHTLLARVDGPRDYHKIGSTIDDAAGEAFDKVARLLGLSYPGGPEIEKYAQLGNPHAHTFPLSLMEKNNFNFSFSGLKTAVKIFLEKNKAMLYQNQQFLFDVCASFQETVAKIIQEKTIAAAQSFSLPLISASGGVLANKRIRELLEKKAFEKGIEVLFAEKKFCTDNAAMIAFVGALFYALGLPITKSFDVNPNFSLFDFKTETMINRF
- the nadD gene encoding nicotinate-nucleotide adenylyltransferase, yielding MIKKSSSLRLAIFGGSFDPIHYGHLISAMDCLEQIPLNKIIFMPCSRSPFKKQNPQATGHERLEMIQLAIEPFKNFEVCPFEVQSPAPSYSIKTAKQFHKLYPQAELFWIIGSDQIAGLPRWKDYAELIQIVKFIVVPRSNYPFEKTDYLIPLPKIRYVDISSTEIRERVKKDLPFFHLLPEAVFNYIKKHSIYIPNKIAHEK
- the rsfS gene encoding ribosome silencing factor; this translates as MSQRKAVRNKKGVIDILTQKLKTASYPTESSPIAPNEEETLSLAQSCKKIILEKKGIAPIILDLRKISSFVDFFVVCTATSEPHLKALTFGLEEKIREEFHLNPLHIEGSPQSHWVIIDYGPVLVHVFMEEERAFYELEKLWGDAPVM